In Juglans microcarpa x Juglans regia isolate MS1-56 chromosome 7D, Jm3101_v1.0, whole genome shotgun sequence, the following are encoded in one genomic region:
- the LOC121240044 gene encoding E3 ubiquitin-protein ligase RNFT1-like codes for METSATASNSPSSSSSSGNGSSSNGGGISRRYRIQVAASNIIHGSLAALLEYSGIVLGGGRAGRSNSQETEYLQVDNNDDERSPRSSLEEDQEEEEEVSIRIIGAAEAEHQRFSAHPHIPANPAVVSLSDLANSGGTASTGTGTGTSTSTSSYDIQHLARWIEQVLPFSLLLLLVLIRQHLQGFSVTLWIAAVMFKSNDILRKQTALKEERKISVLLSISLVFMLHVVCVYWWYPSNDLLYPFVLLPPKVIPPFWHAVSIVMVNDIMVRQAAMAFKCILLMHFKNSRGWDYRKQGQMLTLVEYLLLLYRALLPTPVWYRFFLNKEYGSLFSSLTTGLYLTFKLTSVVEKVQSLFSALRVLSHKEVHYGSYATSEQVNAAGDLCAICQEKMHAPILLRCKHIFCEDCVSEWFERERTCPLCRALVKPADIKSFGDGSTSLSFQLF; via the exons ATGGAGACGTCCGCCACTGCCAGCAattccccttcttcttcttcttcttctgggaatggtAGTAGCAGTAATGGCGGTGGCATTTCTCGCAGATATAGAATTCAGGTGGCGGCTTCTAACATCATACATGGGTCTCTGGCTGCCCTTTTGGAGTATTCGGGTATTGTGCTTGGTGGAGGAAGAGCTGGCAGGTCCAATTCTCAGGAAACTGAGTACCTGCAAGTTGATAACAACGACGATGAACGTTCACCCCGGAGCAGTCTTGAGGAGGAtcaggaggaggaagaggaggtcTCCATCAGGATTATTGGCGCCGCAGAGGCAGAGCACCAGCGTTTCTCTGCTCATCCACACATTCCTGCAAATCCTGCTGTTGTATCACTCTCGGATCTCGCTAACTCTGGAGGCACTGCCAGCACCGGCACCGGCACGGGCACCAGCACCAGCACCAGCAGTTACGATATCCAGCACTTGGCTCGCTGGATCGAGCAGGTTCTGCCTTTTTCTTTGCTTCTTTTGCTCGTCTTGATTCGTCAACATCTCCAAG GTTTTTCTGTCACTCTTTGGATCGCTGCCGTAATGTTCAAATCTAACGATATTCTAAGAAAGCAGACCGCTCTTAAG gaggagagaaaaataTCTGTTCTTCTCAGCATCTCTCTGGTGTTCATGCTTCATGTCGTTTGTGTTTATTGGTGGTATCCAAGTAATGACCTACTATATCCCTTCGTATTACTTCCCCCAAAAGTAATACCTCCGTTTTGGCATGCTGTATCCATCGTCATGGTAAACG ATATTATGGTGCGACAGGCAGCAATGGCCTTCAAATGTATACTTTTGATGCATTTCAAGAATAGCAGGGGCTGGGATTACCGCAAACAG GGTCAAATGCTAACTCTTGTTGAGTATCTCTTGCTGCTCTATCGTGCCTTGTTGCCTACACCGGTTTGGTATcgattctttttaaataaagaatatggAAGTCTTTTTTCTTCGTTAACTACAGGGTTGTATTTAACCTTCAAGCTTACCTCAGTAGTGGAGAAG GTCCAATCCTTATTTTCTGCATTGAGGGTCTTGTCACATAAGGAGGTGCATTATGGATCTTATGCTACATCTGAGCAG GTCAATGCAGCAGGGGATCTCTGTGCTATTTGCCAGGAGAAGATGCATGCTCCAATTTTGCTTCGCTGCAAACACATATTCTGTGAAGACTGTGTATCAGAATG GTTTGAGCGAGAAAGGACATGTCCATTGTGCCGA